A part of Lentisphaera araneosa HTCC2155 genomic DNA contains:
- the hisG gene encoding ATP phosphoribosyltransferase, which translates to MLKIALPNKGALSEGAIALVKNAGYKIRRSAKALVCTDNTNNVEFYFLRPKDITAYVSSGVFTFGITGRDIVQDTNFDNIDECLALGFGKSKMRYIIPGQDEFPGLEMFEGKKIACSYPILVKKHLQANNINADIVKLDGAVEISIQLGIADAAADVVETGTTIKQAGLKTVGDVILQSEATLISADKNLDANEDAKAFIKRLSGIIVARKYVMLEYDIPTEKVEAACEIVPGLESPTISALHDPNWKGVKAMIPSGDINSSMDKLEALGAKGIIATDIRTCRL; encoded by the coding sequence ATGCTTAAAATAGCTCTCCCAAACAAGGGTGCACTCTCGGAAGGCGCCATTGCTTTAGTAAAAAATGCTGGCTATAAAATTCGCCGTAGTGCCAAAGCCCTCGTCTGCACAGACAACACCAACAATGTAGAATTTTATTTCCTCAGACCAAAAGATATCACTGCCTATGTTTCTAGTGGTGTTTTCACTTTTGGGATTACAGGAAGAGACATCGTGCAAGATACAAACTTCGATAACATCGACGAATGTTTAGCACTCGGCTTTGGCAAATCAAAAATGCGCTACATCATCCCAGGACAGGACGAATTCCCTGGACTTGAAATGTTTGAAGGGAAAAAGATTGCTTGCTCTTACCCCATTTTGGTGAAAAAACACTTACAAGCCAACAACATCAATGCAGACATCGTTAAACTTGACGGCGCCGTAGAGATCTCTATTCAACTTGGCATTGCTGATGCGGCTGCTGACGTTGTGGAAACTGGCACAACCATCAAACAAGCTGGACTCAAAACAGTCGGTGATGTCATCCTACAATCTGAAGCAACACTTATTTCAGCTGACAAAAATTTAGACGCCAATGAAGATGCCAAAGCTTTCATCAAACGTCTTAGCGGAATCATCGTGGCTCGCAAATACGTCATGCTCGAATACGACATCCCTACCGAGAAGGTTGAAGCGGCGTGCGAAATTGTTCCAGGCTTAGAATCACCAACAATCTCAGCGCTCCACGACCCCAACTGGAAGGGTGTCAAAGCTATGATCCCAAGTGGTGACATCAACTCTAGCATGGATAAACTTGAAGCACTTGGCGCTAAAGGCATCATTGCGACTGACATCAGAACCTGTCGCCTATAA